One window of the Chanos chanos chromosome 11, fChaCha1.1, whole genome shotgun sequence genome contains the following:
- the adra2c gene encoding alpha-2C adrenergic receptor translates to MDNFTLKTDSFTYGLDNFSEVDGNSTGTSQYSLASVIGLAGLVSFLILFTIVGNVLVVIAVLTSRALKPPQNLFLVSLASADILVATLIMPFSLANELMGYWFFGKVWCDIYLALDVLFCTSSIVHLCAISLDRYWSVTQAVEYNLKRTPRRVKGMIVIVWLISAVISFPPLISMDRNIKGDELLPRCQLNDVTWYILYSSIGSFFAPCVIMILVYIRIYQVAKTRTRTMSEKRREPDGGAGTPGTPRMENGLSRDDSCHTNADRENGHCTSPKSGARKSSENDPDGELDDSSSSDEKAKRSHQDQGPSSRRDQRSGRKNSSSSKHSSRKSRASSKSLDLFSSRRKRRNTVSRKKISQAREKRFTFVLAVVMGVFVVCWFPFFFSYSLYGICREPCEIPETLFKFFFWIGYCNSSLNPVIYTIFNQDFRRAFQKILCKSWKRSF, encoded by the coding sequence ATGGATAACTTTACTTTGAAGACGGATAGCTTTACTTACGGTCTTGACAATTTTTCCGAGGTTGATGGGAATTCCACGGGGACGAGTCAGTATTCCCTGGCAAGCGTCATTGGGCTCGCGGGGCTTGTAAgctttctcattttgtttacaaTAGTCGGAAACGTACTGGTTGTTATTGCAGTTTTGACAAGCAGAGCGCTCAAACCACCGCAAAATCTTTTCCTCGTCTCTCTGGCCAGCGCGGACATTCTCGTGGCCACTTTAATCATGCCCTTCTCTTTAGCCAATGAGCTCATGGGCTATTGGTTCTTCGGGAAAGTTTGGTGTGACATCTATCTGGCTTTAGATGTTCTCTTCTGCACCTCATCCATTGTGCACTTATGTGCTATAAGTCTGGACAGATACTGGTCAGTGACACAGGCTGTTGAATACAACCTGAAGAGGACCCCACGGAGGGTAAAGGGCATGATTGTGATTGTCTGGCTGATCTCAGCTGTCATTTCTTTCCCCCCACTCATTTCCATGGACCGCAACATTAAAGGTGACGAACTGTTACCACGGTGTCAGCTTAATGATGTGACGTGGTACATCCTCTACTCTAGTATTGGGTCCTTTTTCGCCCCCTGTGTCATCATGATCCTAGTCTACATCAGAATTTACCAGGTGGCCAAGACCAGGACCCGAACCATGTCGGAAAAACGCCGCGAGCCGGATGGCGGGGCGGGAACGCCAGGAACGCCGCGCATGGAGAACGGGCTGAGCCGCGATGACTCTTGTCATACCAACGCGGACCGGGAAAACGGCCACTGCACGTCTCCCAAGTCCGGCGCACGGAAAAGCAGCGAAAACGACCCGGACGGCGAGCTAGACGACAGCAGCTCGTCTGACGAGAAGGCTAAAAGGTCACACCAGGACCAGGGGCCGAGCTCACGCAGAGACCAGCGTTCCGGCCGGAAAAACAGCTCCAGTTCCAAACACTCCAGCCGCAAATCCCGAGCCAGCAGCAAATCCCTGGACCTGTTCTCCTcaagaaggaagaggagaaacacCGTGTCGAGGAAGAAGATCTCGCAGGCGCGAGAGAAGAGGTTCACCTTCGTGTTGGCGGTGGTCATGGGCGTGTTTGTGGTCTGCTGGTTTCCGTTCTTCTTCAGCTACAGCCTGTACGGAATTTGTCGGGAACCTTGCGAAATCCCAGAAACGCTCTTCAAGTTTTTCTTCTGGATTGGCTACTGCAACAGCTCTCTCAACCCTGTCATCTATACTATTTTCAACCAGGACTTCAGAAGAGCTTTTCAGAAGATCCTCTGCAAGTCATGGAAGAGGTCCTTCTAG